From one Thermoproteota archaeon genomic stretch:
- a CDS encoding class I SAM-dependent methyltransferase, translated as MRDREPLAYRLVYSTPRVKGLYTPLVELVRERGAGRVLDVGAGYGIAVELISPYVDEAFLLEIEGAMAEKAWERLGSSRVHVVVGDASSLPFRDSYFDLVYFFDSLHHIPSRIEALKEGVRVLRDGGLLAVFDFDGSKLTTKLLRVVERLFGISSDFYSLDQIKDIVEGLGLVIEEAREGGMGSYLLVARK; from the coding sequence ATGAGAGACAGGGAGCCCCTAGCGTATAGGCTGGTTTACTCAACGCCTAGGGTGAAGGGATTATACACACCCCTAGTGGAACTGGTGAGGGAGAGGGGGGCGGGAAGGGTCCTTGACGTCGGGGCCGGGTATGGGATAGCAGTAGAGCTGATATCCCCCTATGTGGATGAGGCCTTCCTCCTAGAGATCGAGGGGGCTATGGCAGAGAAGGCATGGGAGAGACTTGGCTCCTCGAGGGTCCACGTCGTCGTGGGAGATGCCTCCAGTCTTCCCTTCAGGGATTCCTATTTCGATCTGGTCTACTTCTTCGATTCCCTTCACCACATACCCAGCAGGATCGAGGCCCTGAAGGAAGGAGTGAGGGTACTCAGAGATGGTGGGTTGCTAGCGGTGTTCGATTTCGACGGGAGCAAGCTTACGACTAAGCTGTTGAGGGTGGTTGAGAGGTTGTTCGGTATCTCCTCGGACTTCTATTCATTAGATCAGATCAAGGATATAGTTGAGGGCTTGGGTTTGGTGATAGAGGAGGCTAGGGAGGGGGGCATGGGGAGTTACCTCCTAGTGGCTAGGAAATGA
- a CDS encoding ABC transporter permease, with product MRLWTLLKSGLVLDIYFFKNNRAQLVSMFAWPYILLALMLGMGFLFGSAETFKSNVGVEADPVVFFVASTLIAMASLSVMWEVGGTVLYHRWIGTLPYVLIAPYRTSITLVMSYIPRYLLWSFMQLAEFVPVLIWREGLVGGLADTLMMGLAIVIGMLPLLGFAAIFGSFLLTIKEETNVLSWLNPIILILSGAFYPAYLFPIWARFLSMLLPTTYTFELARLSSLIGAPKLAEMTFLIAVLLGMSFLYNALSFTLMGKAERRALKSGAV from the coding sequence ATGAGGCTGTGGACCCTCCTGAAATCGGGACTGGTTCTGGACATATACTTCTTCAAGAACAACAGGGCCCAGCTGGTCTCGATGTTTGCCTGGCCCTACATACTCCTGGCGCTCATGCTAGGGATGGGGTTCCTATTCGGGTCCGCGGAGACCTTCAAGTCCAACGTGGGAGTCGAGGCGGATCCCGTGGTGTTCTTCGTCGCCTCCACGCTGATAGCAATGGCCTCCCTGTCGGTCATGTGGGAGGTCGGGGGCACAGTCCTCTACCACAGGTGGATAGGGACCCTCCCCTATGTGCTGATTGCTCCCTACAGGACATCCATAACGCTGGTGATGTCCTATATACCCAGATACCTCCTCTGGTCCTTCATGCAGCTCGCCGAATTCGTTCCCGTGCTCATATGGAGGGAGGGCCTGGTTGGAGGGCTGGCCGACACACTGATGATGGGCTTGGCCATCGTCATAGGGATGCTCCCCCTGCTGGGCTTCGCAGCGATATTCGGTTCCTTCCTCCTGACAATAAAGGAGGAGACTAATGTGCTCAGTTGGCTCAACCCCATAATCCTGATACTGTCAGGAGCCTTCTATCCTGCCTATCTATTCCCGATCTGGGCTAGGTTCCTCTCCATGCTCCTGCCGACCACCTATACTTTCGAACTCGCCCGTCTCTCATCACTAATCGGGGCGCCGAAGCTCGCTGAAATGACCTTCTTGATAGCCGTGCTGCTAGGAATGTCCTTCCTTTACAACGCTCTGTCGTTCACCCTCATGGGTAAGGCTGAGAGGAGGGCCCTGAAGAGCGGGGCGGTGTGA
- a CDS encoding ABC transporter ATP-binding protein, with protein MKEEVVAAENLRKSYETYLRRGLFNRERKVVEALKGVSFRIYRGEVFGLLGPNGAGKTTTVKILSTLLLPDSGAATVLGYDVVKEAVEVRRRIGVSLTVEKGFFWKLTGRENLMYFGMLYGMDGAELRKRVQKMLELVGLEELGSSDKLYEEYSLGMKARLSIARALLTDPELLILDEPTLGLDPPSARLLRELLIKVAHQEGKTVLITTHNMFEAEIMCDRLAIINEGAIVAMDTVEGLKKLVSDEITLEMLVVLPAKVSIKQLREEISEAVSSRVEVDPTEEGTRIRVVMRSLEKEQATQEMLRRLHSMGCSVRRIEVKEPTLEDVFIELTGGN; from the coding sequence ATGAAGGAGGAGGTAGTGGCTGCCGAAAACCTCAGAAAAAGCTATGAGACCTACCTTAGGAGGGGGCTGTTCAATAGGGAGAGGAAGGTCGTGGAAGCCCTGAAGGGAGTTTCCTTCCGCATATACCGGGGCGAGGTATTCGGGCTACTCGGACCCAATGGGGCTGGAAAGACGACCACCGTGAAGATACTTAGCACTCTCCTCCTGCCCGATTCGGGAGCGGCCACGGTCTTGGGATACGATGTCGTCAAGGAGGCCGTCGAGGTGAGGAGGAGGATAGGCGTCTCTTTAACGGTGGAGAAGGGTTTCTTCTGGAAGCTGACAGGAAGGGAGAACCTGATGTATTTCGGCATGCTTTACGGCATGGATGGAGCGGAACTCAGGAAGAGGGTTCAGAAGATGCTGGAGCTCGTGGGACTGGAGGAGCTGGGCTCATCGGATAAGCTCTACGAGGAATACTCCCTCGGCATGAAGGCTAGGCTGAGCATAGCGAGGGCCCTGCTCACCGATCCCGAGCTGCTGATACTCGACGAGCCCACCCTAGGGCTGGATCCCCCGTCAGCGCGGCTATTGAGGGAGCTCCTGATAAAGGTGGCCCATCAGGAGGGGAAGACGGTCCTGATAACGACGCACAACATGTTCGAAGCCGAGATAATGTGCGATAGACTGGCCATAATAAACGAAGGAGCTATAGTGGCCATGGACACGGTAGAGGGCTTGAAGAAGCTCGTATCCGATGAGATAACCCTCGAGATGCTGGTTGTGCTGCCAGCTAAGGTCAGCATCAAGCAGCTCAGGGAGGAGATATCCGAAGCTGTATCCAGCAGGGTCGAGGTCGATCCGACGGAGGAAGGCACTAGGATTAGGGTCGTCATGAGGTCCTTAGAGAAGGAGCAGGCCACTCAAGAGATGCTCAGGAGGTTACACTCCATGGGATGCTCGGTGAGGAGGATAGAGGTGAAGGAGCCCACCCTAGAGGACGTCTTCATCGAACTCACGGGGGGGAACTGA
- the bcp gene encoding thioredoxin-dependent thiol peroxidase, with amino-acid sequence MSELTEGSEAPDFCLPDQDGQEVCLGEYRGKWVILYFYPKDNTRGCTQEAKDFTTLIEEFERLGAVVLGVSPDSVKSHKRFQEKHGLRVRLLSDPEKEVIRKYGAWGKKKMAGREYFGVIRSTFLIGPEGKVRKVWPKVKVKGHAEEVLNTLKSLIS; translated from the coding sequence ATGTCCGAGCTGACCGAGGGTTCTGAAGCACCGGATTTCTGCCTGCCCGATCAAGACGGACAGGAGGTCTGCCTGGGCGAGTATAGGGGTAAGTGGGTGATCCTGTACTTCTACCCAAAGGACAACACGCGCGGGTGCACTCAGGAAGCCAAGGACTTCACCACCCTAATTGAGGAGTTCGAGAGGCTAGGAGCCGTTGTGCTGGGAGTTAGCCCGGACTCCGTGAAGAGTCATAAGAGGTTCCAAGAGAAGCACGGACTGAGGGTCAGGCTTCTCAGCGATCCAGAGAAGGAGGTGATTAGGAAGTACGGAGCGTGGGGTAAGAAGAAAATGGCGGGTAGAGAGTACTTCGGGGTTATCAGGAGCACCTTCCTCATAGGTCCTGAAGGCAAGGTGAGGAAGGTGTGGCCCAAGGTGAAGGTGAAGGGACACGCTGAAGAGGTCTTAAACACCCTCAAATCCCTCATTTCCTAG